A single window of Leptospiraceae bacterium DNA harbors:
- a CDS encoding SDR family oxidoreductase, whose product MSKTFIVTGASGGIGIEIVRGLLSEGAFVIATDINAKSLEELKREFSHYKEKLITEILDVRKPELWEKIIEKAKSQPAPFYCLINSAGVILPGYIIHSTSADIDFHIDVNTKGVMIGSQAAAKYFVEKRSGHIINIASLAGISPIPGIALYSASKFAIRGFTLALAMELEQYNVNVTCISPDAVATPMFDLQKDYEEAAITFSGSKPLSAADIADIVIDTIGNKKMEITVTKFRGIQAKLASMFPSLASNVVSILRSKGIRNQQKLKSGF is encoded by the coding sequence ATGAGTAAAACATTTATAGTGACTGGAGCATCTGGCGGGATAGGAATCGAAATTGTTCGAGGACTTTTAAGCGAAGGGGCATTTGTAATTGCAACTGACATTAATGCTAAGTCTTTGGAGGAATTAAAAAGAGAATTCTCTCACTACAAAGAAAAACTAATTACAGAAATTTTGGACGTGCGAAAGCCAGAACTCTGGGAAAAAATCATTGAAAAAGCAAAATCACAACCCGCCCCATTCTATTGCTTAATCAATTCCGCCGGAGTAATACTACCCGGTTATATTATTCATTCAACTTCAGCAGATATTGATTTTCATATTGATGTGAATACGAAAGGCGTCATGATTGGCTCCCAAGCTGCTGCCAAATACTTTGTAGAAAAAAGAAGTGGACATATTATTAACATTGCCTCTCTTGCCGGGATTTCTCCTATCCCCGGAATAGCTCTTTACTCGGCTTCTAAATTTGCAATCAGAGGATTTACACTCGCCCTTGCAATGGAACTGGAGCAATACAATGTGAACGTAACCTGCATTAGCCCAGATGCAGTTGCAACCCCAATGTTTGATTTGCAAAAGGATTATGAAGAAGCTGCGATAACCTTTAGCGGATCAAAGCCATTATCCGCTGCCGATATTGCAGATATTGTAATTGATACTATCGGAAATAAAAAAATGGAAATCACTGTTACTAAATTCAGAGGAATTCAGGCTAAGCTAGCAAGTATGTTTCCTTCGTTAGCTTCCAACGTAGTTTCCATTCTTAGATCAAAAGGAATTCGCAACCAACAAAAATTAAAAAGTGGTTTTT